A region of the Myxococcus stipitatus DSM 14675 genome:
AGCACGCCCAGGGCGGAGACGCGCTGGAGCAGGTACTTGAGGTTGCCGTAGTTGTTGTAGCGGCCGTTGTTCGGCTTGAAGCTGAAGAGCCGGACGATGCCCCAACCCGTGTGGAACAGCAGGGGCAGGATGACGATGATGAACGTCAGGACCTGCGAGTACGGGTTGGCGTACGTGGTGACGGATTGCTGCCACGCGGCGGCGCCGTCGAAGGCGGACAGGTTGTTCCAGAGGTGGTTGACCACCCAGATGCTCAAGGGGACGACCGCGAGGAACGAGCCCAGGCGGGACTTGAGGAGCGGCGTCTTGTTGGAAACGGCGTCGGCTGTAGCGGCCTGGGTGCTCATCGGTT
Encoded here:
- a CDS encoding succinate dehydrogenase cytochrome b558 subunit, with protein sequence MSTQAATADAVSNKTPLLKSRLGSFLAVVPLSIWVVNHLWNNLSAFDGAAAWQQSVTTYANPYSQVLTFIIVILPLLFHTGWGIVRLFSFKPNNGRYNNYGNLKYLLQRVSALGVLAFLGAHIWLAFLRPRLLLGHPELFSDIAQQMHFHTPTLAVYILGTLGTAYHLANGLQGFAMGWGLLGTERSMRRFEPVALTIFALLTAMSWGVIYALYTAGAAFGPPA